The stretch of DNA CTGTAGTGGACCTTTACCAGATAGGAATAACAAATTTCCCGTACGAACTACATTTACGTAATTAGCAACTGGGGTAGATGGAGCCCTTAAGGTTATTTTTAGCTTTTTCAGATTGGCTTCAGGATCGTAGTCATTTGTAACTACACTTGTTGTGTTTGTATGCTCCTTTTGTGTTGCTTTTTGCGTACAACTTATTAAGAGCAACGCAAGGATACATATCCAAGATATTTTCATATTTTTTATATTGTTAAATGTTTGATAATACTTCTCTAAGTCGTTGGGCAACCAATCTTTCTTGACCGGGCTCCATCATCCAAGTGGTTATGCCTATTTCTTTATCGTTTCCCACGGTCTCGATAGATGGATGACCATTTTTCAATTCAGACCTAACGTCATTCGGAGTCATTTTAACAATGTCCTGGTCCCATCTAACTTTTAAAGAAGGAACATGATTAGCATATTTTGGGATATGAATCTCTGTTTCAACACCTTTAACAGACAATACACTATCACTAATTAACTTTATTTGTGATTCCCACATTTTCCATTCCTTTATATGGTCTTTTTGTAAATACAATTCTAAGGCTACCAACATGCCTAGAACCTCTTCTTTGTTAACTTTCATACCTCGAGCAATGGTATGTCCGCGCGGTGGTGTATGAAGTCGAGCAGCCTTGATAAGATTTTTGTTACCCAATAGTAGTCCAGCACTTTGTGGACCTCTCAAGCCCTTTCCTCCCGAAAATGCGACCAGATCAAACCCCATTTTAGTGAATTTATATAGGTTTTCTACTGGAGGGACATCAGCTGCACAGTCAATAAATGTTGGGATACCGTGTTTTTTACCTAGTTTAACAAAGGCTTCTTGTTTAATTTCACCCTCATCTGTATTGGCGTTTAAAAACCATAACATAGCAGTATTTTTATTGATGGCTTTTTCCAGTTCTTTAGCGGTTTTTACAGTGATTATTTTTACTCCAACATTTGTTAAGGCATGGGTATAAACAATATTATGTGATTCTTGAAGGATGACCTCATTTTTAAGCCCCGTTGTATCAGGAAGCTGTGCCACTTTTTTTTCGTCCATTCCAGAAATGACTCCGGCAAGACCTATGGTCATAGCTCCAAATGCTCCTGATGATACAGTAGCGTACTCACATTCTAATAGCTCAGCGATCCTTTCTCCTACTTTGTCCTGTAGTTCATCCAAATTAACGTATTCTGTTGCACCGTAACTAATAGCAGAAGTAACTTCCTTAGACATTAACGAGCCAGTCATAGAAGTATAGGTCCCTGCCGCATTAATAAATGTTCTAAGCCCTAATTCTTTAAAAAAATTACGTGTAGCAGGTTCTAATAGTACTTTATTGATTGGCTGTCCGTGGAGCCATTCAGACCCCAGTAAACCACCAGCTAATGGTAGCATGGATAGGGTTTTTAATAATTCTCTTCGTGATGCCATGTTCTAAGTTTTAATGGTTATTTAATTAACTGCGGCAATACAATCCATCTCAACGAGTGACTTTCCGGGTACACCACCATATGTAGCAACCGTAGTTCTAACAGGAGGCTTTTTTCCAAAGCGACCCCTGAAGACTTCATTCATTCCTTTATAATCTTCCAAATCGTGGAGATACACATTCACTTTTAAGACTTGTTCCATAGAGGAACCATTTTTTTCCAGTTCTTTTTGAAGTTCTTTTAATACATGGTCTGTGTGTGCCTTAATATCTCCTTCAAAATGAGCGCCTTTTCCAGCTATGTATAGCGTATTGCCATGCTTTACTGCACCAGAAAACAAAGGGATTTCTTGACTATCTTTTGATAGATCAAGTACTTCTTTTTTAGGATTTGATTCCTTGGCCATTGCTTTTGTTATGCCTAAACCGAAGACACCAATAATAGCCATTCCCATTCTTTTTAGAGAGGATCTTCTTGTGGTTTTATTTTCCATGTTGTTCATACGTAATAGATTTATTGATTATTTTATGGTATAAGTGATAAAGCAGTATCAGAATAATACTACCACGTTCTCTTTTTTAATAGTTCTTGTATTTGTTCTTTTGGTACGGGTAATTCATCTATATGATCATTAAGCCATTTCGAAAAATCTTTTTCAATAGCATCGGACCATTTGTTATCTATTTGTCCAGGGCTGTAAACGCCTTCCTTGAGTCTAGTAATTCCAAATAAATCTCGTAGTCTTACAATTTCTGAGGTAATCACAATTTTCTCTGCTAAGTGTGCAGGAATGAATATAACACCTTCCTTTTTCGCCAATACGACATCTCCTGGTAAAACTGTTACCGCTCCTATTCTAATAGGTGTGTTTAAACTTAAAAGCATCACTTCGGTAAGAAATGAAGGATGCCAATCCCGTACGTAGGCATTAAAGCCTTCAATTTGGGAAAGCCCTTCCATATCGCGACTTGAAGCATTAAAAACAACACCTGTTTTAGATTTGGCATAAATGGCATTTCCCAAATTATCCCCGATTAAAGTACCGTCGACAATTTTTCCAAAACAATCGGCGACATAAACATCACCAGTAATAAGCATATCTATGGGCCAGGAATTGGTGTTTCCAACACGACCATCTCTTTCTCCTTTCTTTTTAATTTGATCAGCAACATCCGGACGGTTAGGCATGTATTGAGCAGTGAGTGCCCGACCTACAAAAGGAGCATCATCATGTAATGGTTTCCAGCCTCCTTCAAATTGATTGTGGTATCCCTCGTTTCTTAGTACACCCCAGGCTTCTTCTATAGCAACACTTTTCATTCTTTCAAGAATATCATCCGGAACTTTTGGGCGGCCATCAGGAAACCTTTCACCTTCCCATAATGGCGTAAGAAATATAGTCTGTTCTTTTGTGATGGTTTGTGCCAGTGTTACATTGAACATAAGCAGGCATATTCCAATTAAAGTTATTGATTTGATGTGTTTCATACTTTTTTGTTTTTTCTGGTTATTCAGAATGTCTTTTTTTATTTAGTTGCATTTTCGTCAGCAGTTTCTTTTTTCTCTGCGTTATTCGAGCCGGAATTCTTTGCTGCGTCTTTATCTCTCCACCATGTTGCCAATGACGAACCAGAAATATTCATCCAAGGGCCGAAAACAGCCGGAGCCAGACCAATGGTTGCAACTTTACCCATTTCGAGTGCTATTCCTGAAGCCAACCCGCCATTTTGCATGCCAACTTCTAAGGCTATAGTACGACAATCTTGTTCGCTCATTTTTAATGCGCGACTGCCCCAATACCCAAGAAAATATCCAGCGATATTGTGGATGATAGCGGCTAATACCAATAATAATCCAATGGTGAGTAAACTATCCCTTCCAGCTGCTGTAATAATGGTAATAATGAGGGCTATTCCCACCATAGAAACTATAGGCATTAACTTATCTAACCATTTGGCTTTGCCATGGAAAAAATGATTAAAAATCAAGCCTACTATTATTGGCAAAATCACAATCTTCAATATACTGAGCATCATGGACCAAAAATCGATTGGCACAAATTGACCAGCAAATACTTTCATCAATAAGGGAGTCATTAATGGTGCTAAGACCGTTGAAACGGCTGTAAGTGTAACAGAAAGGGCCAGATTAGCTTTTGCAAGGTATGCCATGACGTTAGATGCTAATCCACTAGGCGATGAACCAACTAATACGACGCCCGCGGCAACTTCGGCCGGGAACCCAAAAAGACTTGCAATACTAAATCCTAATAGGGGCATTA from Flavivirga spongiicola encodes:
- a CDS encoding selenocysteine synthase, which translates into the protein MASRRELLKTLSMLPLAGGLLGSEWLHGQPINKVLLEPATRNFFKELGLRTFINAAGTYTSMTGSLMSKEVTSAISYGATEYVNLDELQDKVGERIAELLECEYATVSSGAFGAMTIGLAGVISGMDEKKVAQLPDTTGLKNEVILQESHNIVYTHALTNVGVKIITVKTAKELEKAINKNTAMLWFLNANTDEGEIKQEAFVKLGKKHGIPTFIDCAADVPPVENLYKFTKMGFDLVAFSGGKGLRGPQSAGLLLGNKNLIKAARLHTPPRGHTIARGMKVNKEEVLGMLVALELYLQKDHIKEWKMWESQIKLISDSVLSVKGVETEIHIPKYANHVPSLKVRWDQDIVKMTPNDVRSELKNGHPSIETVGNDKEIGITTWMMEPGQERLVAQRLREVLSNI
- a CDS encoding RidA family protein, with protein sequence MNNMENKTTRRSSLKRMGMAIIGVFGLGITKAMAKESNPKKEVLDLSKDSQEIPLFSGAVKHGNTLYIAGKGAHFEGDIKAHTDHVLKELQKELEKNGSSMEQVLKVNVYLHDLEDYKGMNEVFRGRFGKKPPVRTTVATYGGVPGKSLVEMDCIAAVN
- a CDS encoding RraA family protein yields the protein MKHIKSITLIGICLLMFNVTLAQTITKEQTIFLTPLWEGERFPDGRPKVPDDILERMKSVAIEEAWGVLRNEGYHNQFEGGWKPLHDDAPFVGRALTAQYMPNRPDVADQIKKKGERDGRVGNTNSWPIDMLITGDVYVADCFGKIVDGTLIGDNLGNAIYAKSKTGVVFNASSRDMEGLSQIEGFNAYVRDWHPSFLTEVMLLSLNTPIRIGAVTVLPGDVVLAKKEGVIFIPAHLAEKIVITSEIVRLRDLFGITRLKEGVYSPGQIDNKWSDAIEKDFSKWLNDHIDELPVPKEQIQELLKKRTW
- a CDS encoding bile acid:sodium symporter family protein; protein product: MKSIFKFLLFGSITCLLITLIMLIMGQGSNAGFPLMLFFFLLALAVRGTQKFKGFSFTILIFAAVTVSMYYPSYFTSIGSFNLKKLIVPLLQIIMFGMGTAMSIKDFGNVVKMPKGVLVGLTCQFTIMPLLGFSIASLFGFPAEVAAGVVLVGSSPSGLASNVMAYLAKANLALSVTLTAVSTVLAPLMTPLLMKVFAGQFVPIDFWSMMLSILKIVILPIIVGLIFNHFFHGKAKWLDKLMPIVSMVGIALIITIITAAGRDSLLTIGLLLVLAAIIHNIAGYFLGYWGSRALKMSEQDCRTIALEVGMQNGGLASGIALEMGKVATIGLAPAVFGPWMNISGSSLATWWRDKDAAKNSGSNNAEKKETADENATK